The following nucleotide sequence is from Pedobacter sp. PACM 27299.
AATAACCTATAAATAACCCAGTGAACTAATACAACAATTTCACAAATGAAAACAAGCATCAACGTCAACCCAACCATAATCGTCATTTTTGGTGGTACCGGTGATTTAAATTTGCGCAAACTTGCGCCTGCACTTTACAATCTATATGCTGATGGTTTTATGCCGTCAAAATTCGAGATTATTGGTACAGCCCGAAAGAAGCTTACGGATGATGACTTCAGAAAAACACTAATGGGCGGTGTAAACAGCTTTTCAAGATCCGGTAAGGTGAAAGAAGAGAAGTGGAGCAAATTTGCAGCACATATTTCTTATAGTCCTGTAGATGTGGAAGCGCCGGAAACTTTTGGTGTTTTAAAAGCTAATATTGAAAAGTTCCAGGAGGAATTTGGACCAACTACACAGGTGCTTTATTACCTGGCTGTAGCGCCAAACCTTTTCCCACTGATTGCGAAATGTCTTTCTGAATATGAATTGGCAGGTGATGAAGACAATTGCAGAATTGTAATTGAAAAGCCTTTTGGAAGAGATTTAGAGACTGCAAAAGAACTGAATGCCATTCTTACCGGCATCTTTACCGAGAAACAGATCTATCGTATTGACCACTACCTGGGTAAAGAAACCGTACAAAATATCATGGCTTTCCGATTTGCGAACTCCTTCCTGGAGCCGTTATGGAACCGTACTTACATTGATCACGTACAGATTTCTGTAACCGAGCAATTGGGTGTTGGCGAAAGAGGGGGTTACTATGAAAGTGCAGGTGCATTAAGGGATATGATCCAGAATCACCTGTTACAATTGCTTTGTCTGATCGGAATGGAAACGCCAATTAACTTTGACGCTGACGAGATCAGAAATAAAAAAGTAGATGTATTGAAAGCGATGCGTCCTTTTAGTCCGGAAGATATCAGATTTAGTACCGTCCGCGGACAGTATTCTAAAGGATGGGTTGAAGGAAAAGAAGTACCGGGATATAGACATGAAACTGGTGTTGATCCAGATTCTAATACCGAAACTTTTGCTGCAATTAAGTTCTTCGTGGACAACTGGAGATGGCAAGGCATTCCTTTCTATGTTCGTACAGGAAAGCGTTTGTTCCAGACTTCTTCATTGATCACGATTCAGTTTAAAGACGTACCTCACCAGGTATTCCCCTCTGCGGTAACTGAACATTGGCAGCAAAACAGGCTGATCATCAGTATCCAGCCGGAAATGAGTATCCGTTTACAGGTACAGGCGAAAAGACCAGGTTTAGACATGGTATTAAACCCAGTAGATATGGTGTTCGATTATAAAGGAACGTATTCTTCTCAAGCACCAGAAGCTTATGAAACCTTGTTATTGGATGTCATGACAGGTGATCAAACGCAGTTTATGCGTGCAGATCAGGTAGAAAGTGCCTGGGAATTATTGATGCCTATCGTGAATGCATGGGGCAATAAAAAATCATTGAGCTTCCCGAATTATCCGGCAGACTCATGGGGCCCGGAAGATGCAGAAGCATTAATTGCCAGAGACGGCTTCCACTGGTTCACTTTACCATTGAAAGAAGATTAAAAACATAAAATAAACATTGTTCAAGAGGCTAATCCTGATACGGTCTACACCGATTTAGGATTAGCCTTTTAGCTAATAAAACAAATACGAATGAACTTATTGATTTATAAAACCCAGGAAGAATTACAGCAGGATT
It contains:
- the zwf gene encoding glucose-6-phosphate dehydrogenase: MKTSINVNPTIIVIFGGTGDLNLRKLAPALYNLYADGFMPSKFEIIGTARKKLTDDDFRKTLMGGVNSFSRSGKVKEEKWSKFAAHISYSPVDVEAPETFGVLKANIEKFQEEFGPTTQVLYYLAVAPNLFPLIAKCLSEYELAGDEDNCRIVIEKPFGRDLETAKELNAILTGIFTEKQIYRIDHYLGKETVQNIMAFRFANSFLEPLWNRTYIDHVQISVTEQLGVGERGGYYESAGALRDMIQNHLLQLLCLIGMETPINFDADEIRNKKVDVLKAMRPFSPEDIRFSTVRGQYSKGWVEGKEVPGYRHETGVDPDSNTETFAAIKFFVDNWRWQGIPFYVRTGKRLFQTSSLITIQFKDVPHQVFPSAVTEHWQQNRLIISIQPEMSIRLQVQAKRPGLDMVLNPVDMVFDYKGTYSSQAPEAYETLLLDVMTGDQTQFMRADQVESAWELLMPIVNAWGNKKSLSFPNYPADSWGPEDAEALIARDGFHWFTLPLKED